Proteins from one Crocosphaera sp. UHCC 0190 genomic window:
- a CDS encoding YkgJ family cysteine cluster protein: protein MEINRMIVREEWRCVEGCGACCHLDPSDRPDLEDYLSPEELQHYLSLVGEDGWCINFEHQTRKCRIYEQRPRFCRVQPENFHEMYDIDVAEFNEFAIDCCRQQIEGVYGEESEEMQQYNQAIRP, encoded by the coding sequence ATGGAAATTAACAGAATGATTGTACGAGAAGAATGGCGATGTGTAGAGGGTTGTGGAGCTTGCTGTCACCTTGATCCTAGCGATCGCCCTGATTTAGAGGATTATCTCAGTCCCGAAGAATTACAGCATTATTTAAGTTTAGTCGGGGAAGACGGTTGGTGTATCAATTTTGAGCATCAGACCCGAAAATGTCGTATTTACGAACAACGGCCCCGTTTTTGTCGGGTACAACCCGAAAATTTTCATGAGATGTATGATATTGACGTGGCAGAATTTAACGAGTTTGCCATTGACTGTTGTCGTCAACAAATTGAAGGGGTTTATGGGGAAGAAAGCGAGGAAATGCAGCAGTATAATCAAGCAATTCGCCCATAA
- the glyA gene encoding serine hydroxymethyltransferase, with translation MTDTNLDFLAQSDPTLASMIQGELQRQREHLELIASENFTSPAVLAAQGSVLTNKYAEGLPKKRYYGGCEWVDRAEQLAIDRVKELFGAAHANVQPHSGAQANFAVFLALLNPGDTIMGMDLSHGGHLTHGSPVNVSGKWFKVSHYGVSPETERLDYDKILELARKEKPKMLICGYSAYSRIIDFEKFRAIADEVGAYLMADIAHIAGLVATGHHPSPMSYCDVVTTTTHKTLRGPRGGLIMTNNPELGKQFDKAVFPGTQGGPLEHVIAAKAAAFGEALKPDFKVYSGQVIANAQALANQLMVRGFKLVSGGTDNHLMLVDLRSIGMTGKEANNLVSGINITANKNTVPFDPQSPFVTSGLRLGSPAMTTRGLGTEEFVEIGNIIADCLLNPQDEAVKQDCLSRVKTLCDRFPLYPHLNIPLPVLA, from the coding sequence GTGACTGACACCAATTTAGATTTTTTAGCTCAAAGCGATCCAACCCTTGCCAGTATGATTCAAGGAGAACTGCAGCGTCAACGGGAGCATCTAGAATTAATCGCTAGTGAAAATTTTACCTCTCCAGCCGTCTTAGCAGCCCAAGGCTCGGTGTTAACCAACAAATATGCGGAAGGATTGCCCAAAAAACGCTATTATGGCGGTTGTGAATGGGTAGATCGGGCGGAACAATTAGCCATCGATCGCGTTAAAGAACTATTTGGGGCTGCCCATGCCAATGTACAACCCCATTCAGGGGCCCAAGCCAATTTTGCCGTATTCTTAGCTCTGCTGAACCCTGGGGATACCATCATGGGAATGGACTTATCCCATGGGGGACATTTAACCCATGGCTCCCCTGTTAACGTTTCAGGAAAATGGTTTAAGGTTTCTCATTATGGGGTTAGTCCTGAGACGGAACGGCTTGATTATGACAAAATTTTAGAATTAGCCCGCAAAGAAAAGCCTAAAATGCTGATTTGTGGTTATTCTGCCTATTCTAGAATCATTGACTTTGAGAAATTCCGAGCCATCGCTGATGAAGTGGGAGCCTATTTAATGGCGGATATTGCCCATATTGCCGGATTAGTCGCCACTGGTCATCATCCTAGCCCTATGTCCTATTGTGATGTAGTTACAACCACCACCCATAAAACCTTACGGGGTCCAAGGGGAGGTTTAATTATGACCAATAACCCCGAATTAGGCAAACAGTTCGATAAGGCCGTATTTCCAGGAACCCAAGGAGGCCCCTTAGAACACGTTATCGCCGCCAAAGCAGCCGCCTTTGGAGAAGCCCTTAAGCCAGACTTTAAGGTCTATTCTGGGCAAGTGATTGCCAATGCCCAGGCCTTAGCTAATCAATTGATGGTACGGGGCTTTAAACTCGTTTCTGGTGGCACGGATAACCATTTAATGTTAGTGGATCTTCGTTCCATTGGTATGACAGGGAAAGAAGCGAATAACCTAGTCAGTGGCATTAATATCACGGCGAACAAAAATACCGTTCCCTTTGATCCCCAATCTCCCTTTGTGACCAGTGGTTTGCGTCTGGGTTCCCCCGCTATGACCACCAGAGGGCTAGGAACCGAAGAATTTGTCGAAATTGGCAACATCATCGCTGATTGTCTCTTAAATCCCCAGGATGAAGCGGTTAAACAAGACTGTTTGAGTCGGGTTAAGACTTTATGCGATCGCTTTCCTTTGTATCCCCATCTCAATATTCCTCTTCCTGTGCTTGCCTAA
- the psb30 gene encoding photosystem II reaction center protein Ycf12/Psb30, translating to MELLAALNLEPIFQLTFVALIVIAGPIVIFLLAFRGGDL from the coding sequence ATGGAATTATTAGCCGCCCTAAATCTAGAGCCTATTTTTCAATTAACCTTTGTTGCTTTGATTGTCATTGCTGGCCCCATCGTCATCTTTTTGCTGGCGTTTCGGGGTGGCGATCTCTAA
- a CDS encoding cytosine deaminase — MFDNLGDRYWLKNAHVPLCLLENITDLPQTREGLCNLDLEIYHGKIRQIIQSNSNLPDRPGVDLKKGIIFPGFIDLHTHLDKGHIWERSPNVLGTFDQALITAKKDAQTYWKSEDIYQRMEFGLKCSYAQGTVAIRTHLDSFGEQAKISFDVFNSLRERWQNKIILQGVCLVGLNYFLTDEGEELANFVANNQSILGGVAYMNPQLDEQLDRFFSLAKERNLELDFHADETGDPNSICLQKIAQAAIKNKFTGKILCGHCCSLAVQSPDVVDKTIKLVKEANINIVSLPMCNLYLQDRKPNHTPRWRGITDVHGFKKQGISVAFASDNCRDPFYGFGDHDGLEVLKEAVRIAHLDTAYDDWVCSVNKTPAEIMGLDNLGRIGLGLTADLVIFKARYFSELFSRHQSDRLVLRQGKSIDTNLPDYAELDQLTIIKIWDTVSQSERIN, encoded by the coding sequence ATGTTTGATAATTTAGGTGATCGCTATTGGCTAAAAAATGCCCATGTTCCTCTCTGTCTTTTGGAAAATATAACTGATTTACCTCAAACCAGAGAAGGATTATGTAATCTTGATCTAGAAATTTATCACGGTAAAATTAGACAAATTATTCAGAGTAATTCTAATTTACCAGATCGTCCTGGGGTTGATCTGAAAAAAGGGATTATTTTTCCTGGATTTATTGATCTGCATACCCATTTAGATAAGGGACATATTTGGGAGCGATCACCCAATGTATTAGGGACTTTTGACCAAGCATTAATTACTGCTAAAAAAGATGCTCAAACCTATTGGAAATCAGAAGACATTTATCAACGGATGGAATTTGGATTGAAATGTAGTTATGCTCAGGGAACTGTTGCTATTAGAACCCATTTAGATTCTTTTGGTGAACAGGCAAAAATTAGCTTTGATGTGTTTAATTCTTTACGGGAAAGATGGCAAAACAAAATTATCCTTCAAGGGGTTTGTTTAGTCGGATTAAATTATTTTTTAACAGATGAAGGCGAAGAATTAGCAAATTTTGTTGCTAATAATCAATCAATTTTAGGGGGCGTTGCTTATATGAATCCCCAGTTAGATGAACAATTAGATCGTTTTTTTTCTTTGGCAAAAGAACGAAATTTAGAGCTAGATTTCCATGCCGATGAGACAGGAGATCCTAATTCAATTTGTTTACAAAAAATTGCTCAAGCAGCTATCAAAAATAAATTTACAGGTAAAATTTTATGTGGTCACTGTTGTAGTTTAGCGGTTCAATCACCTGATGTTGTTGACAAAACAATTAAGTTAGTAAAAGAAGCCAATATTAATATTGTTAGCTTACCGATGTGTAATTTATATTTACAGGATAGAAAGCCAAATCATACCCCAAGATGGCGTGGTATAACTGATGTCCATGGCTTTAAAAAACAAGGAATTTCCGTTGCTTTTGCCAGTGATAATTGCCGAGATCCTTTTTATGGATTTGGAGATCATGATGGTTTAGAAGTGTTAAAAGAAGCGGTAAGAATTGCTCATTTAGATACTGCTTATGATGACTGGGTTTGTAGTGTAAATAAAACCCCTGCTGAGATCATGGGATTAGACAATTTAGGAAGAATAGGTCTGGGTTTAACTGCCGATTTAGTAATTTTTAAAGCCCGTTACTTTAGTGAATTATTTTCCCGTCATCAAAGCGATCGCCTCGTTTTACGTCAAGGAAAATCCATTGATACAAACTTACCTGACTATGCTGAATTAGATCAATTAACTATAATAAAAATTTGGGACACCGTAAGTCAAAGCGAAAGGATTAATTAA
- a CDS encoding TMEM165/GDT1 family protein, giving the protein MTTIKPVETENQPSSASSAEESSVKVKSWSFWTVFSSTFLTIFLAEMGDKTQLATLLISAESQSPWVVFLGAAMALIATSLLGVLIGYWIARRLSPKTLDLAVALLLLLITGLLMGDVIS; this is encoded by the coding sequence ATGACTACAATTAAACCCGTCGAAACCGAAAATCAACCTTCTTCAGCATCCTCAGCAGAAGAATCATCTGTTAAGGTAAAATCATGGAGTTTTTGGACAGTTTTTAGCTCCACTTTTCTGACGATCTTTTTGGCGGAAATGGGGGACAAAACCCAATTAGCTACCTTATTAATCAGTGCTGAATCCCAGTCTCCTTGGGTTGTTTTTCTGGGGGCAGCAATGGCGTTAATTGCTACCAGTTTATTAGGGGTATTAATTGGCTATTGGATCGCTCGTCGTTTATCACCAAAAACCCTAGATTTAGCGGTAGCTTTATTATTGCTGTTGATTACTGGATTATTGATGGGTGATGTCATTAGTTAA
- a CDS encoding MraY family glycosyltransferase: MPGELYHLAAFLIALTVVWWSTPIINRFGRQRGLVDNPKNDENNRKMHRRPMVRLGGVSIFAGTITALLLVWVFGGFGWLPPNKEWEIWGVTLGGVAFFLIGLADDLYNLSPMRRLILQTVVASCAWGVGVRIDFLSVPFADLVQLGWFSLPITVIWLVGMANAVNWIDGLDGLAAGGCGISAVVMMVLTLFMEQPAAALIAAALAGAALGFLRYNFNPAQIFMGDGGAYFMGFTLAGVGAVGLVKVAAVATVAVTAVLLPFVVLAVPIVDMSAVIISRISQGKSPFSADKRHLHHRLIQAGISHRLTVLFIYALTLWVGSIALGLSNIPSGWGFAIGATVLLGSVGWQAWRKSRKLRS; this comes from the coding sequence ATGCCAGGAGAACTATACCATCTCGCCGCCTTTTTAATCGCCCTTACTGTAGTTTGGTGGAGTACCCCCATCATCAATCGGTTTGGACGACAAAGGGGACTTGTCGATAATCCTAAAAACGACGAAAATAACCGAAAAATGCACCGACGCCCCATGGTTCGGTTAGGGGGAGTTTCCATCTTTGCCGGAACTATCACTGCTCTGTTATTGGTGTGGGTTTTTGGTGGGTTTGGCTGGCTTCCCCCCAATAAAGAATGGGAAATTTGGGGCGTAACCTTAGGGGGTGTGGCCTTCTTTCTCATTGGGTTAGCAGATGACCTTTATAATTTAAGCCCCATGCGTCGCCTCATTTTACAAACCGTTGTGGCCAGTTGTGCTTGGGGGGTGGGGGTTCGGATTGACTTCCTTTCCGTTCCTTTTGCTGATTTGGTGCAATTGGGCTGGTTTAGTCTGCCGATAACGGTTATTTGGCTGGTGGGCATGGCCAATGCCGTTAATTGGATTGATGGGTTGGATGGCTTGGCCGCAGGGGGTTGCGGTATTTCTGCGGTGGTGATGATGGTTTTAACCCTATTTATGGAACAACCGGCCGCTGCCTTAATTGCCGCAGCATTAGCAGGGGCCGCTTTGGGCTTTCTTCGTTACAATTTTAATCCCGCTCAGATTTTTATGGGAGATGGGGGAGCCTATTTTATGGGGTTTACCCTGGCAGGTGTTGGGGCCGTTGGTTTAGTTAAGGTTGCGGCCGTGGCTACTGTTGCGGTAACGGCTGTGTTATTACCCTTTGTGGTGTTGGCCGTTCCTATTGTGGATATGTCAGCGGTGATTATTTCCCGTATTAGTCAAGGAAAATCCCCTTTTAGTGCGGATAAACGCCATTTACATCATCGTCTCATTCAAGCGGGTATTTCCCATCGTCTGACGGTATTATTTATCTATGCCTTGACTTTATGGGTGGGTAGTATCGCCCTTGGTTTATCTAATATTCCTAGCGGTTGGGGATTTGCGATCGGTGCAACGGTATTATTAGGGTCTGTCGGTTGGCAAGCTTGGCGCAAAAGTCGTAAGCTTCGCAGTTAA
- a CDS encoding HD domain-containing phosphohydrolase has translation MLPESILNQLKTALPDGQLPSSYGVYFKNTLVALCHALEDHILQSTPENPEQYPLVLVTFQRGKWYLQEADRYHEIAQCSRHIAIAAMADSGFESHKTGKLDQVSLVHLKEDDPLVHEWNLIILAPDYAAMLLCHELSPEEYRADTQPQVDTERKFYGFWTFDRTPVEKAAKILIEEMRPYNPELADKLTDIQTQITTTPSEEKTDLSGVVSRIVTYLQTSQQQLVTINRQTRELVDLEGQALRLNRNLAASKLQAFLRMAQRVDERDRDNPIASLQVSALAETLGQLIDLPTLKLRRLRLAGLLYRIGLAEAPSEVFKQTPEQLNDASYAFWRDRSVLGAQLLSTMSELHAIKEIVKEQLEHWDGSGKPNGLKGEEIMIEARILGLVAHFQELTQPRGDRQALSLGEALEKCLDYRDSWFDPTLLDSLTTIIRLTEMGLMALPDRPSQLPAIWLEEATK, from the coding sequence ATGTTACCTGAGTCTATCCTAAACCAACTCAAAACCGCCCTTCCCGATGGTCAACTACCCTCAAGTTACGGTGTTTACTTCAAAAACACCCTAGTTGCCCTTTGTCACGCCTTAGAAGACCATATTTTACAGAGTACCCCAGAAAATCCCGAACAATATCCCTTAGTGCTTGTCACCTTCCAACGAGGAAAATGGTACTTACAAGAAGCCGATCGCTATCATGAGATTGCCCAATGTTCCCGTCATATTGCGATCGCGGCCATGGCCGATAGTGGATTTGAGAGTCATAAAACAGGGAAATTAGACCAGGTTTCCTTAGTTCATCTCAAGGAAGATGATCCCCTCGTCCATGAATGGAATCTCATCATTTTAGCCCCAGATTATGCGGCGATGCTCCTATGTCATGAACTTTCCCCCGAAGAATATCGCGCAGATACCCAACCCCAAGTTGATACAGAGCGAAAATTCTACGGATTTTGGACATTTGATCGCACACCGGTGGAAAAAGCAGCCAAGATCTTAATCGAGGAAATGCGTCCCTATAACCCAGAATTAGCCGATAAATTAACCGATATTCAAACCCAAATTACCACAACCCCTAGTGAGGAAAAAACCGATCTCAGTGGGGTTGTCTCCCGCATTGTCACCTATTTACAAACCAGTCAACAACAATTAGTCACCATTAACCGTCAAACCAGAGAACTGGTAGACTTAGAAGGTCAGGCCCTCAGATTAAACCGCAATTTAGCCGCGAGTAAGTTACAGGCCTTTTTAAGAATGGCCCAACGGGTTGATGAGCGCGATCGAGATAATCCCATTGCCTCCTTACAAGTATCTGCCTTAGCAGAAACCCTAGGACAATTAATCGACTTACCCACCTTAAAACTGAGACGACTGCGTTTGGCCGGATTACTCTATCGTATCGGATTAGCAGAAGCCCCGTCAGAAGTCTTTAAACAAACCCCAGAGCAATTAAACGATGCGAGTTATGCTTTTTGGCGCGATCGCTCAGTTTTAGGGGCCCAATTATTATCTACCATGTCCGAACTTCATGCCATCAAAGAGATTGTGAAAGAGCAATTAGAGCATTGGGATGGTAGCGGCAAACCCAATGGGTTAAAAGGGGAAGAAATCATGATAGAGGCCCGAATTTTAGGGTTAGTTGCCCACTTCCAAGAATTAACCCAACCCAGAGGCGATCGCCAGGCCCTTAGTTTAGGGGAAGCCTTAGAAAAATGCCTTGACTATCGAGACAGTTGGTTTGATCCTACTTTACTCGACTCCCTAACGACGATTATTCGTCTCACAGAAATGGGGTTAATGGCCTTACCAGATAGGCCTAGTCAACTGCCAGCTATCTGGTTAGAAGAAGCGACAAAATGA
- a CDS encoding TMEM165/GDT1 family protein, producing MDWQLFGLSFITVFLAEIGDKSQLAAIALGGSSQSPRAVFLGSITALILASFLGVIAGGTVAHFLPTKVLKAIAAIGFAVMALRLLWPDLGED from the coding sequence ATGGATTGGCAACTATTTGGATTGAGTTTTATTACTGTATTTTTAGCAGAGATTGGCGATAAGAGTCAGTTAGCAGCGATTGCTTTAGGGGGAAGTTCTCAGTCTCCCCGTGCTGTTTTTTTAGGTTCAATTACTGCTTTGATTTTAGCCAGTTTTTTAGGGGTAATTGCTGGAGGAACTGTCGCTCATTTTTTACCGACAAAAGTTTTAAAAGCAATAGCTGCCATTGGCTTTGCGGTGATGGCCTTACGACTTTTATGGCCAGACTTAGGAGAAGATTAA
- a CDS encoding transaldolase family protein: MLYLDSAILTEAQIAVQLGWVKGITTNPTLLGKSDLSPEDTLKQLGAISPGELYYQLTATDYDSMITEGRKAYQIIGEKTVLKIPATAVGFQVTATLSSEITCAVTAIYSGAQAVIAKEAGAKYAIAYVNRATRLLGDGLALVKEMAQLLKNSNTEILAASLKSPREAADALQAGAAHLTLPLAILQGMTTHELSEQTVTEFNEIGKGISFN; the protein is encoded by the coding sequence ATGCTATATCTTGACTCTGCTATTCTCACAGAAGCGCAAATTGCTGTTCAATTGGGATGGGTAAAAGGAATTACCACCAATCCTACCCTACTCGGAAAAAGTGACTTATCCCCAGAGGATACCTTAAAACAATTAGGGGCGATTAGTCCCGGAGAACTCTATTATCAATTAACCGCAACAGATTATGACTCAATGATTACTGAGGGACGGAAAGCTTATCAAATTATTGGTGAAAAAACTGTCTTAAAAATTCCTGCTACAGCCGTTGGTTTTCAAGTTACGGCCACTCTTTCATCAGAAATCACTTGTGCTGTGACGGCAATTTATAGCGGCGCACAAGCGGTAATTGCGAAGGAAGCGGGAGCCAAATATGCTATTGCTTATGTTAACCGAGCAACCCGCTTATTAGGGGATGGGTTAGCTTTAGTTAAAGAGATGGCCCAATTACTTAAAAATAGTAACACTGAAATTTTAGCAGCAAGTTTAAAATCCCCCAGAGAAGCGGCAGATGCTTTACAAGCAGGGGCGGCTCATTTAACTTTACCCTTAGCTATTTTACAAGGGATGACTACTCATGAATTATCAGAACAAACGGTGACAGAATTTAATGAAATAGGAAAAGGTATTAGTTTCAACTAA
- a CDS encoding MarC family protein: protein MPRLSYVFTIFFLTLGPIKTIPTFYRLTQAATPKFRNQVALQSGIISTAVCIFIAFVGRNTLAKWQISLEALQLSGGLILLLFALKVITMQPQPMGGQKVTADTPLSKTFALALSPLTTPVIITPYGVVAILFYMVVAQGNPALEWKILAFIVLMMGLNYLGIVFADKIMKVIGIPVLLLVGWVFAIMQAALAIEIMLGAFNRLGVIHIPSNP, encoded by the coding sequence ATGCCTCGCTTATCCTATGTATTTACCATTTTTTTCCTAACCCTGGGCCCGATTAAGACAATTCCCACCTTTTATCGCTTAACCCAAGCAGCAACCCCGAAATTTCGTAATCAAGTTGCCTTACAATCAGGGATTATTTCCACTGCCGTTTGTATTTTTATTGCCTTTGTGGGACGTAATACCTTAGCTAAATGGCAAATCTCCTTAGAAGCTTTACAATTGTCCGGTGGCTTAATTTTGTTGCTCTTTGCTCTCAAGGTAATCACCATGCAACCCCAACCCATGGGAGGACAAAAAGTCACAGCAGACACCCCTTTATCCAAAACCTTTGCCTTAGCGTTGTCTCCCTTAACCACCCCTGTGATTATTACGCCCTATGGGGTAGTGGCGATTTTATTTTATATGGTGGTTGCTCAAGGAAATCCTGCTTTAGAATGGAAAATTTTGGCCTTCATTGTCTTAATGATGGGGTTAAATTATTTGGGAATAGTCTTTGCTGACAAAATCATGAAAGTCATTGGCATTCCTGTTTTATTGTTGGTGGGTTGGGTTTTTGCCATTATGCAAGCTGCCTTGGCCATTGAAATTATGTTAGGTGCGTTTAATAGGCTTGGCGTGATTCATATTCCTTCTAACCCCTAA
- a CDS encoding pentapeptide repeat-containing protein, with translation MNQTINLADICQGKIKELAGIDLSGANLSGADLSGANLRGANLRANLRGADLTGADLREADCRNADLRGAILLDIAGNNISLAGAFLAGAVLSHLDLTRVDLRGCDLRGATLVGTILQQADLSNTNLSGADLSQADLEEAILNGAILRGTNFSEANLFCSQVERVILEGASLDGACLEGTPWDLSL, from the coding sequence ATGAATCAAACCATCAATTTAGCGGATATTTGTCAGGGCAAAATCAAAGAATTAGCGGGAATAGATTTATCTGGGGCTAACTTATCGGGTGCTGATTTAAGCGGAGCCAATTTACGGGGTGCTAATTTACGGGCCAACTTACGGGGAGCGGATCTGACGGGGGCTGATTTAAGAGAGGCTGACTGTCGTAATGCCGATTTACGGGGAGCGATTTTATTAGATATAGCGGGCAACAATATCAGTTTAGCGGGAGCGTTTCTCGCGGGGGCAGTCTTAAGCCATTTAGACTTAACAAGGGTTGATTTAAGGGGGTGCGATTTACGGGGCGCAACCTTAGTCGGAACGATTTTACAACAAGCTGATTTAAGCAATACGAATTTATCGGGGGCTGATTTATCTCAAGCAGATTTAGAAGAAGCCATTCTCAATGGTGCCATCCTCAGAGGGACTAATTTCAGTGAGGCCAATTTATTCTGCTCTCAAGTTGAACGAGTTATTTTAGAAGGAGCCTCCTTAGACGGAGCTTGTTTAGAAGGCACTCCTTGGGATCTCAGTCTCTAA
- a CDS encoding BrnT family toxin, producing the protein MKQFNWNEDKNRQLQQERGITFDDIIKSMQQGKLLDIIQHYNADKYPNQKIFIVQLDSYVYVVPFVETDLEIFLKTIIPSRKMTKKYLGDN; encoded by the coding sequence GTGAAACAATTTAACTGGAATGAGGATAAAAACAGGCAACTTCAGCAAGAACGAGGAATTACGTTTGATGATATTATAAAATCAATGCAACAAGGCAAACTACTAGATATTATTCAACATTACAATGCTGATAAATACCCTAATCAAAAAATCTTTATTGTTCAACTAGATAGTTATGTTTATGTTGTTCCTTTTGTAGAGACTGACTTAGAAATTTTTCTTAAAACAATTATTCCTAGTCGTAAAATGACCAAAAAATATTTAGGAGATAATTAG